In Juglans regia cultivar Chandler chromosome 13, Walnut 2.0, whole genome shotgun sequence, the DNA window GTCCCCATACTGACTGCAGGGGCCCAGCATGCATTCCTTATGGCATTTCAGCACATGCAGGAACCAATGTACATGCAGGACAAGCCTTTTGCCTCTCAGTGTTTGCCTCTCGGTCATTTGATAATTGGATTTACGTATTGTGACTATCTCAAGAAACTACTAGCTGAGGGCGTTCATGAAGATTTTCTGATTAATGGTGGGATCAATGAACTTCTCCTTGAACTTCAATCTGAAGGTATTAACTTCTATCTAgctaagattttttatttttatttctttatctcCTATGAGCTTTCCATAATGATTTTACTGTCTATATTCTTCAGCTTAGAGTATTTTGGAGTAGAAGTTGCAGAAGGCATATGCCGAGTGGTTCCAGGCCTCGAATTATTCAAGCCAGCACAACCAAGTTATTGGACGTAGCTTGTATGCGTTGGTTCCATACCTCTCAGTAGCTTGTATGAGAAACAATATGTGTTGGTTCCGAGCTTGTATGCGTGGACCCCACAGGATTATGTAATTTGTGCCTTTTTGCTTATCTGCTCTTGTTTAGCTGAGGACAGATGGagtaaaaaatatgagaaacaaTATGTGCCAACTGATTTATAAACACCATGGTTGAGAAGTTGcatttgtttgggttggttgaTTTCCACATTCAGTATTCTTTCTTTATGTACTGCAGGGAATACTTTATTTCTGGGGTAGCGTATTCTGGGGTAGCCTACATGCCTTGCGACTCCATTGGGTAGAGTTCCAGACCAAGTTCTAACCAGGGAGATGGTTATAAATTCGAACCATTTTCATTTGGATTGCTTAGCGAGGAGGATGAATGACTTATACTGTTTGAGTTTGGTCATAGGCAAAAAAATAGGAAACAATACTGGGTTTATGAGCCACCGTTGCTATTTCATAGTATTGCTGAGTTTTTTTGGTAGGTGAATTTGACAAGTTTGTGG includes these proteins:
- the LOC108988894 gene encoding uncharacterized protein LOC108988894 isoform X1; this encodes MRPIWEGGKYDEIGNLVVRIQATGADIVKVATTAVDITDSARIFQILVHSQVPILTAGAQHAFLMAFQHMQEPMYMQDKPFASQCLPLGHLIIGFTYCDYLKKLLAEGVHEDFLINGGINELLLELQSEA
- the LOC108988894 gene encoding uncharacterized protein LOC108988894 isoform X2, translated to MRQEIGNLVVRIQATGADIVKVATTAVDITDSARIFQILVHSQVPILTAGAQHAFLMAFQHMQEPMYMQDKPFASQCLPLGHLIIGFTYCDYLKKLLAEGVHEDFLINGGINELLLELQSEA